In Neoarius graeffei isolate fNeoGra1 chromosome 9, fNeoGra1.pri, whole genome shotgun sequence, one genomic interval encodes:
- the LOC132891128 gene encoding uncharacterized protein LOC132891128 gives MSSKRLARQIYTKEWKRAWREVLNVRALVRAQLDAGDAANRAEESARDAASREEQAARDAARTGQALQEAEQQHNGPQHMPEIQPAEIEEQPEFMAEPTSSVSSSEQDSSSPSTHVSPAPSCRTLEESYIEEQTSSDPVEGMTHGEEEGASGMAAVIRLLEERKRLLLRTTDDTKRTMEEHMGRMTRRMEAMERRMEAMERRMEGMERKSETLEAAVVSNPPQPPLQEDVLLGLCSTVEELEELVWLNQKEGTK, from the exons ATGAGTTCAAAGAGGTTGGCCAGACAGATCTACACAAAGGAATGGAAGAGGGCGTGGCGAGAGGTGTTGAATGTGCGAGCACTGGTGCGTGCCCAGCTGGATGCAGGAGATGCAGCAAACAGGGCAGAGGAGTCTGCGCGAGATGCAGCAAGCAGGGAAGAGCAGGCTGCGCGAGATGCAGCAAGGACAGGCCAGGCTCTGCAAGAAGCAGAGCAACAACATAATGGACCTCAACACATGCCAGAGATACAACCGGCGGAGATTGAAGAACAGCCTGAGTTCATGGCAGAGCCAACAAGTTCGGTCAGCAGctcggagcaggacagcagcagtCCCTCAACCCATGTCAGTCCAGCACCCAGCTGTCGGACATTGGAAGAGTCGTACATTGAGGAACAAACATCATCCGACCCAGTTGAGG GAATGACCCATggcgaagaggagggggcttcagGCATGGCTGCCGTAATAAGGC TCCTGGAGGAACGAAAGAGGCTCCTATTGAGGACGACGGATGACACAAAAAGAA CCATGGAAGAGCACATGGGGCGAATGACTAGGAGAATGGAGGCTATGGAGAGGAGGATGGAGGCTATGGAAAGGAGGATGGAGGGTATGGAGAGGAAGTCAGAGACATTGGAGGCTGCTGTGGTCTCGAACCCGCCTCAGCCTCCTCTGCAGGAAGATGTGCTGTTGGGCCTATGCAGcacagtggaggagctggaggagcTAGTCTGGCTCAACCAGAAAGAaggaaccaaatg a